One Microplitis mediator isolate UGA2020A chromosome 3, iyMicMedi2.1, whole genome shotgun sequence DNA segment encodes these proteins:
- the LOC130665555 gene encoding uncharacterized protein LOC130665555: MKQNVKSESEYFTRRKYMNHRPLGLDKKPKIFIKECKVFLGNKHDSVVADCTKKISFPLKIKCTKGKKGTSNFKALCKDEKLIHLQAVIKLERLMEDKRKQLLIEDCSGKKNSASLNFRYNLETTTIVHDEIPSIITSDLNNNLQLTENKNTIDAQTTVTNVDELVLDPTDNLQMTLDENIFDTQNTVIAPNKFVLDTTDNIQMPENINTLALSTLDTQKTVVDANESLPGLSDELQINKNKNTIDAQTTVTNVDELVLDPTDNLQMTLNENIFDTQNTVIAPNKFVLDTTDNIQMPENINTLALSTLDTQKTVVDANESLPGLSDELQINKNKNTIDAQTALIDVNDLLQDSTNNLNITENENTAVAQNTSVDIIDYSSTYKQEVTIFNNETQAFEKIDLIVIKNTENYNNQSVTETCGLTYENEDSQIDHMRNLYVSNTECSWSNIEELNNVDLEYGKVDENYNVQDEVNSTDLHIPIKKITNERQHPSSPTSLASFPNDNDKEPPENTECDYESDADSRWSDIEELNNLDLVNDEVRDDSCIEDIVGNINLTLDKSCHWRNSEVNDENQMTTVIDERRELNVTSSSIDPNETLDRSSVNNSADESYVPIPDESASENEINDANNASDSLLPLPQDTTELEFEPQFNAGAPDVANMFVVPSGVMKRKSHFCFYCKTWQRVISRHLQDLHREEDLVKSIIILPKGPEKNHKLELLRLKGDNLFTSCTQYNDGEKMVVRQPNSKMKRTAADFKTCHVCLGEYASIHRHRRRCVGGTYFRHRANPILSRGAAGLIHESATPLLRKLFSVMHDDDVSRVIRYDDLLIYFANLLCDKYSKQQQHDMIRSRLRLLGKLVIEMKGIEGIGSQIIDFSSIINPKFYSHLIESIKRLTGCDAENKTCRAPSAAITYGTYLGKVTNAFRSKCIEDENHEPLQRIKYFEFLHKSKYPICINNLAYEELTKRKRHKQVELPIMDDIKIFREHLENKFQSALVKLKTEYSYLCWKSLSETTLVLLLLFNRKRPGELERASIEDYRSAKKFSESNKQEYEKLSENDKKMVDNYLRFELGGKLDRNVPVIVWKEGQESIEMILKYRREAGIHEKNPFIFALPGFDNCARHRHLQACQLIREYASESDASHPETLRATNLRKHFATTVASLKIAESEIYDIANFMGHDEQIHRHHYRQTTLSRDLCGVSKILEVAVGMKSNHTSTNATIVASPSVAPTILSSNNLSSEKDTQNTLNNEEMIDNDLTTTDDNQISYGNVQHEDLELAKDLDSCDSDFENEPKKKKSKQNFKKKKTVDFTDKKRGKFTEKYRHNPPTPGTSNLKTTRKRWRDDELLSVKSVFAKNIETMKLPTAIEIRQFLSSHPKIDRTEAQIRSWICNQYMHEKKKLR; the protein is encoded by the exons atgaagcAAAACGTAAAATCAGAGTCTGAGTATTTTACTCGTCGTAAATACATGAATCATAGGCCACTTGGTCTTGACAAAAAAccaaagatttttattaaagaatgTAAAG TGTTTTTGGGAAATAAACACGATTCTGTGGTTGCTGACtgcacgaaaaaaatttcattcccACTAAAGATAAAATGTACGAAGGGCAAGAAAGGCACATCTAATTTTAAAGCTTTATGCAAAG atgaaaaattaatccaTTTGCAAGCAGTCATAAAACTTGAAAGATTAATGGAAGACAAGAGGAAACAATTATTGATCGAAGACTgcagtggaaaaaaaaactctgcATCTCTGAATTTCCGGTATAATTTAGAAACAACAACTATTGTACATGACGAGATTCCTTCAATTATTACTTCAG atctgaataataatttacaactaacagaaaacaaaaataccaTCGATGCTCAAACTACAGTGACAAATGTGGATGAACTAGTACTTGATCCAACTGATAATTTGCAGATGACATtagatgaaaatatttttgatactcAAAATACAGTTATTGCTCCAAATAAATTTGTTCTGGATACAACCGACAATATACAGATgccagaaaatataaataccttGGCTCTTAGTACTTTAGATACTCAAAAAACTGTAGTAGATGCAAATGAATCACTTCCGGGTCTCTCTGATGAACtacagataaataaaaataaaaataccatcGATGCTCAAACTACAGTGACAAATGTGGATGAACTAGTACTTGATCCAACTGATAATTTGCAGATgacattaaatgaaaatatttttgatactcAAAATACAGTTATTGCTCCAAATAAATTTGTTCTGGATACAACCGACAATATACAGATgccagaaaatataaataccttGGCTCTTAGTACTTTAGATACTCAAAAAACTGTAGTAGATGCAAATGAATCACTTCCGGGTCTCTCTGATGAACtacagataaataaaaataaaaataccatcGATGCTCAAACTGCTTTAATTGATGTAAATGATTTACTTCAGGATtcaactaataatttaaacataacagaaaatgaaaatactgCAGTTGCTCAGAACACTTCAGTTGATATAATTGACTATTCATCGACTTATAAACAAG aagttactatatttaataatgagACTCAAGCTTTCGAGAAAATAGATTTGATAGTTATCAAAAATaccgaaaattataataaccaAAGTGTTACTGAAACTTGTG GGCTTACTTATGAAAATGAAGACAGTCAGATAGATCATATGAGAAATTTATATGTATCTAATACAGAATGTAGTTGGTCAAATATAGAAGAATTAAATAATGTAGATCTGGAGTATGGTAAAGTTGATGAGAATTATAATGTACAAGATGAAGTCAACAGCACTGATTTGCatattccaataaaaaaaattaccaatgaAAGACAACATCCGAGTTCTCCCACGTCATTAGCAA gcttTCCAAATGACAACGATAAAGAACCGCCAGAAAATACGGAATGTGATTATGAATCAGATGCAGATTCTCGTTGGTCAGATATCGaagaattgaataatttagatCTTGTGAATGACGAAGTCAGAGATGATTCTTGTATAGAAGATATTGTTGGTAACATTAATTTGACATTGGATAAATCTTGTCATTGGCGTAATTCAGAAGTAAACGATGAAAATCAAATGACTACAGTTATCGATGAAAGACGAGAACTTAATGTAACAAGCTCATCAATAG ATCCAAATGAAACGCTAGATCGTAGTTCAGTAAATAATAGTGCAGACGAGAGCTATGTACCAATCCCAGATGAGTCAGCCTCAGAAAACGAAATCAATGATGCAAATAATGCATCAGATTCTTTATTGCCATTACCTCAAGATACAACTGAACTTGAATTTGAACCTCAATTTAATGCTGGGGCCCCTGATGTTGCTAATATGTTTGTTGTTCCTTCTGGAGTTATGAAAAGAAAGTCTCATTTTTGTTTCTATTGTAAGACATGGCAACGTGTGATAAGTCGACACTTACAAGATCTCCACCGTGAAGAAGATCTAGTTAAAAGTATTATTATATTGCCAAAAg gacctgaaaaaaatcacaaattaGAGTTGTTAAGATTGAAAGGCGATAATTTATTCACTAGTTGTACACAATATAATGacggagaaaaaatggttGTCCGGCAGCCAAACTCAAAAATGAAGAGAACTGCTGCCGATTTTAAAACGTGTCATGTCTGCTTAGGAGAGTATGCTAGTATTCATCGTCATAGACGAAGATGTGTTGGTGGAACGTACTTTCGACATAGAGCTAACCCGATTTTGTCACGAGGAGCCGCTGGGCTTATTCACGAATCAGCTACTccattattacgaaagttatTCTCTGTAATGCACGATGATGACGTTTCTCGAGTTATACGATACGATGATTTGCTTATTTATTTTGCAAATTTactatgtgataaatatagtAAACAACAGCAGCATGATATGATTCGTTCACGATTACGATTACTTGGAAAGCTAGTCATAGAAATGAAAGGAATTGAAGGAATTGGAAGccaaattattgatttttcctcAATCATTAATCCAAAATTTTACAGTCATCTTATTGAATCAATTAAACGTCTTACTGGCTGTGATgcagaaaataaaacttgtcGAGCACCATCTGCAGCTATCACTTATGGTACTTATCTTGGAAAAGTAACTAATGCTTTTAGAAGTAAATGTATTGAAGACGAAAACCATGAACCTCTGCAAAGAATAAAGTATTTTGAGTTTCTTCATAAATCAAAATACCCTAtttgtattaataatttagcGTATGAAGAGTTAACTAAGCGCAAAAGACACAAGCAAGTCGAACTTCCAATAATGgatgacattaaaattttccgtgAACACctggaaaataaattccaatctgctttagtaaaattaaaaactgaatATTCTTATCTATGTTGGAAATCGCTGAGTGAAACGACACTTGTTTTATTGCTATTGTTCAATCGTAAGAGACCGGGTGAGCTTGAAAGAGCTAGCATTGAAGATTACAGAAGCGCTAAAAAGTTTTCTGAGTCAAATAAACAggaatatgaaaaattatctgaaaatgataaaaaaatggttGATAACTATTTACGATTTGAGCTGGGAGGAAAATTAGATCGTAATGTTCCTGTAATTGTTTGGAAAGAGGGTCAAGAAAGCAttgaaatgattttaaaatatagacGTGAAGCTGGAATTCACGAAAAGAATCCTTTCATTTTTGCTCTACCTGGCTTCGATAATTGTGCACGACATCGGCACTTACAAGCTTGTCAGCTGATTCGTGAGTATGCAAGTGAGAGTGATGCTTCGCATCCAGAAACTTTGAGAGCAACCAATTTGCGTAAACATTTTGCGACTACAGTAGCATCTCTTAAAATAGCCGAATCAGAAATATATGATATTGCTAATTTCATGGGACATGATGAACAAATTCATCGTCATCATTATCGTCAAACAACTCTCAGTCGCGATCTTTGTGGAGTATCTAAAATACTGGAAGTTGCTGTGGGGATGAAAAGTAATCACACTAGTACCAACGCAACTATTGTTGCTAGCCCATCTGTAGCGCCAACGATCTtatcttccaataatttat CTTCTGAAAAAGATACACAAAATACTTTGAATAACGAAGAGATGATTGACAATGATTTGACAACTACTGACGATAATCAAATTTCTTATGGTAATGTGCAGCATGAGGATTTAGAATTAGCAAAAGATTTAGATAGTTGTGATTCTGATTTTGAAAATGAacctaaaaagaaaaaatcgaagcaaaattttaagaaaaaaaaaactgttgattttactgataaaaagagaggtaaatttactgaaaaatatCGGCATAACCCACCAACTCCAG GAACttcgaatttaaaaactactcGAAAACGTTGGCGTGATGATGAGCTACTATCGGTGAAATCTGTTTTTGCcaaaaatattgaaacaaTGAAGCTTCCTACTGCTATTGAAATAAGGCAATTTCTGAGTTCACATCCAAAGATTGATCGTACTGAAGCTCAAATTCGGAGCTGGATCTGCAACCAATATatgcacgaaaaaaaaaaattgagataa